The segment GCCCACTGGTGATAAACACTCTAACAATTCTGGGCAACAAAGGGAGAGTTCCTATTTCTATTGCGGGCGACATCAATCCTGCTTATTCTATTGATTACATTCAAGAAAACGACAAGATTGTTATTTCAGACGCTGCGATTCCGCTGAATTCCAACTTTAGCCTTACTTTTATTTACCTCTGAGCTGACTTGAAAAATcactaataaatattatggaataaattagtttCCCTGCCTGCAACTTACTATGATTTTTTGAATCCTGTATAAGGTTCAAGTTTTtgtagcaaaaaaaataattgatttaagaaattgTTAGAAATTGATGACTTTTATTAGATtatgcaagaaaaattaaacttgagtAACGGAACAAATTGTAGCTGGCGTGTTACGTCCAAAACAGTAAATTGACTGCCATGACCAGACAGCAAAATCCCACGTAAGGACTCTTCCTCTCTCCAATACGGGCACATTTCCAGAAAATACCCCGAAATCTGCAATCAATGTAAGAGCAGCTGCTTTGAAATCTTGTCTAATATGTATTAACATAACACACATCATGAGACATTCAGTCATATTTCCGGTATTTACTAATCGAAAATcgagaaaagcaatttaaaacaaaagaattatAACTATTTGCACCGGTGCGAACAATGCCACCTGAAATCGAACACACAAAGAGTGACGTATTTTTGTATCTACTCACCCTACTTTGTTGTTGTCCAACAAGCTTGGAAACATTGACCTGATGTAAGCACAGGTACAAATCAACAGCAGAATGACGGTGAGTAGACTTTGGAGGTTGAAAATTGCTgactaaatgaaaaataattattattacttagCAAAATAACATATAATAACTTCAAAAACTTTACCATTTTGCAGCTGTGCTTAGAGTTAaagaaattccaaaatttttgacGAAAAGTTAAACAAATTCCCGAATTAGAAGAATACTTGTCACGTCATTTGAAAAACTGATCGTGTGTGTAAATATGCGCTTATTCGATTAAATTTCCGGAAAATTGATGTTGTGACAGCGGCCAGCAATGTCAGTCTGCACAACAAATGTTACGCCCCTTTTTTCGACTACGCGTGGAAGACAACGTCAACGCCCACTGCCCACCCTTGTCGAGCACGTTTTTGCCGGGTCTCGCCTGTACTCTAGAGTTTTTGGACTTTGCCacaggtttaaaattttttaatctgaatcGACGTCAAACTTCCTAGTTCTTTTCTTTATCCTATATTGAAATGTTCAACCGCGGAAACGTTCAGTTTTAGGGAAGGTACATTTTAAAAGTGTTGAAAATCTCCCTTTATTGTGATTGAGAAAGTTTGTCGTGTGTGTCACTCGgtatctaattgtaagaaacaAGTTGTGTGCTTCTAGGCGTTCAGAATTATAtggaattttttgaagaaGCTGATCATGCAGATCTCTTgggagaaatttttggaagaCATTGGTGATCTTAAGACAAAATCAGATGTGGTCAATGATGGCTGGCAACTGGAAGGGAATGTGTCACAAACTGGACTAGCGTATTTGAGCAAGTCTTTAGTAAATAATGTTCCAGTTAGCTCATTGCCTGGTTGCCTAGAGCTCGAGGAAAGTGATCTAGAAGAATGCATGCTTGACCCATCTACCAAAATAAATCCCTCTCTCCAGGAACGAGTCACCTTCGAGTATCATATTTTGTACAGCCTCAGTTACGCAGTTCCAATTTTGTACTTTAACGCATGGAGGGAAAATGGAAGTCTGCTCGAGATCGAACGAATTTGGGACTTGGCCTTCAGTCAATACAGAAACGCTGTCAAGTCAGCCAAGTGGGGCGCGGTCTCCCAGCAAGACCACCCGATTTTAGGCAGCccctttttcttcttccaCCCTTGCAACACTGCAAACTTCTTGGAAGACCTTCCgggaaagacaaaaaatacgGTTGTGTCCTGGCTAAGTGTTGTGGGACCACTTGTTGGATTGACTGTCCCGCTGTTTTATGCTGAAGCAAATTAGTGGTACCTTCCCTTCTTCcctattttccaaaatattatttaatgttaaaaaacgtatttttttagtgaaaaaaataaacctatcctattttattttaagatctGGGGTACTGAGAGACCAAAATGGAAGTTGTCGATGAGAGTGGGTTCCAAGTTGTTACCTTTCCTGGACAAAAGGTTTGAAGCACAataactaattattttaactttcatgACATTCTAATTTTTGCAGGGAAAAGGCCTTGTTGCAACTGCTGACTTTTTAGAAGGCAGCACGATTTTCGAGGAGGACCCGATTGTTTGCTGCCAGTTTCCTTGGAATGCAACTTGCAAGTACAGAGCTTGTGATTACTGTATGAGGTATGATCCATTTCTTATACTAaacttgcaatatttttatatttaaaaattcaaacaccaGGGCTTTGGAAACTGCTGAAGAGAATATCCGAAGACTTTTGAATAATCCCGACATCATAATTCCCAATCATGAATGCTGCACCACGGACAAGAGCTCCCATACAGAGTGCGACTTGTGCGGGGTAAAGTTACTTTACTGGTTTAATTCTTTGTAtctatattattgtttattcataGACAGAGTACTGCAGCCAAGAGTGCCTCCAGAGAGCTATGGCCGAGTATCATCAAGTGTTGTGCATGAGGACCAAATCTCGTGATGGTTCACACCCAATCGAGATTATCAATGAAACCTGGAAGTAATTActcagcaatttaaaattgaaacatttaaataattctcctTTTTTACAGGAATTTCTACTATCCACCAGAATCAGGAAGTATTatgatatttgcaaaaatattcgcCCTGATCAATCAGGCTGCTGACAAATCTAAAATTCTTCATAAATTCAGCCAggtactaaaataaaatattttgtaaagcAAGCTAAAACTTAACCATAATTATTGCAGTTTTGTCAATTCACCTCCAATGAAGATGAAGAAATCACACACAAATTACTTGGCGACAATTTCCGCCACCACATCGACGTGCTTCGTGAGATGTTTGTGTCAGCTTTTGGAATTCCTGAATGTCAGCACGTGAGTTTGTGCTTTGctatttaaaacaaagctCTACATGAAAATACTTAATTTGCAGTGGATGACTCCAGAGGGATTTTCGTCTTTAATTGCTTTGGTGGGCACAAATGGCCAGGGCGTCGGATCCAGTGCCCTTGCTGAGTGGGCAAAGAGAGCTGGCGATCTGGATCTGCCTCGCGCTGAGAAAGAACAACTTGAAGAATTCATCGACAACCTGTACAGCAATCTGGATGatggtaaataaattgatctGAAATATTTCTCCATGTTCTAACATGGCTTTGGTTGAGCAGAATCCGGTGGTTTCCTGAACTGTGAAGGCTCTGCTCTGTACGAGCTGCAGAGCAAGATCAACCACAGCTGCGACCCCAATGCTGAGGTGTGCTTCCTCAACGGGAATTCCAGAATCACTGTGAGAGcattgaaagaaattcatcAGGGGGATGAGATTACCATCAGCTACCTGTCGATGTGTGACGTTGACAGAAGCAGGCACAGCAGACAAAAGGAGCTGaggtaaaataattcaacatatatctcaattttaaaaattctgatgttacaaatcaaattgaggaaaatttgagctttaattcaacattttaaaaaatcctcttcaagaacaaatatttttagatattgGATAGGAAAGTCTAAATTCCTGGCCATAAACTCTTTGAAAACTATCTCATTccattttaagattttttttcctatAAAATTGTGCTGCTGGCCAAGGCTGATTATGCTGTAAATTCTTATGCCgtggaaattggaatttttacataattttggCAGCTCTACATTGATTggaggttttaattttgttctaatttttgttagaGCAAACTACTTATTCCAATGTCAATGCACCAAGTGCCAAACTCAAGCTGAAGACCCTGATGTGACCAGTGATGAAGAGTTCTCGAGTGGAGATGATGATAACTGATGTGagctacaaataaaaatcttttatctttgaattttataaataaattttattgacacGATAAGACATGCATACAaacataacaaaataattttattttaatttcaaaattaggcGGAAGCTGTGTTAACAGGGGCAAAATTGATCAAGTCACTGCTTGAGGCAGCTAATTCTGCGATTGAGACTCTTCCTCTCTGCCTGATGAATTTTGCCACAGCTTCCAGCTCCTTTTTTgatagaaaaatgaattttcctctGTCGTCGAAGACTCCAGTCAATATGCCATCTTCTTGGAGCTTGCCAATTTTGTCAATGGCGTCCTTAATTTTGTACTTGAAGCGAAGGGCAAGATCCTCCAGAATGACGACTTTGTTGTCCTATAATTTAATGAGGAACCTTAACTGAATAATACTGGAAAATATTGCACTCTTACTTGGATATACTGCACAAACGCTCGCAGAGAATTTTGCTCATCTTCTTCGACAGTTTCGTCAAAACCTTCCGACTCGACGCTGAACGcctctttcaattttaggtACTCTTCATGATCCTTGcgttctttttcttcttgagCTTTTCTCTCTGCTTCTCGTACTTGCTCCTCTTCTGCCTCCTTCTCCGCTATCTCTTTCTGCCTTTCAAGTTCTTTCTTGGCctctctcttctttttctcttcCCTGTCTCGTTGTTCAGCCTAATTGATatgaaattgataatttttgttcataatGGGGGAAATTTGCTTAACCTCTCTCATTGCTTTCTTCTCCGCCTTAGCTTCCATCTTTGCTCTCTTTTTTGCTCCCAGCTTCGAGTCAAATAATTCTTCTGCATCAGCTTCAATATCGTCGTCATCATCGACCTGGGGTTCTTCACCATCGGATGCTTGGTTTTGGTTTCCACCTGAATTATGTTGTACATACACTCATATCATAACAATCTGATACGCTTAATAGATTTTGTTTGCACCTCTAACATTTCTATTCCTAAGATTAGCTCCACGAGCAGCAACAGCTCTCCGTGGACCACCTGCTCTCCTGTTTACTCCTTGCCTCTCGTTTTCTGCCTCTGCAGATTCTGGCGCTGCTgctagaaatatttaatattaattttgacttcaaaatacgttgagttttaaattataaataaaataaaaaaatttaaaagcttttttaaaccCAGCTAGGAGCCTGAGCtcaatcataataaatttacctgAATCATTTCTTTGCTTCAAGAGAAAAAGTATGATGACTAAAATAACCAAAGCGGACGCGGCCAACATTAATATTGTCACGtccattttggaattttaaattcctcgaGATAGACCTGATTTGCAGTGAAAATAAGTTATTAAAACATTGCGTATGGATAACCAACTTTCAAAACAGATGGACACCTCTCacgtcattattatttttaaatctcccGCTATTAGAAAACGAGTCACCTCTGAGTTTTTTCATgatattttgcctttttcgacatcagttttaatttaggaTTTAAATGCAgggacaaaatttattttataaataaatgaaaaatattttaatcttaataaaatgacttaaaacgcaaaaaaacatgatttgaCCACGTCAGCAGGTTCCTGTTGACAACCCAGCACCAGCAGGCCAGCGCTAGCAAGAAAACATCTGTGGAGTAGTGAAAATAATTCGTAAGAGTGAACGCTCTGCCTCAAAATGAACACTTTAGCAAAAATACTAGCTCTAGTTCTTGTAATATGTGTGAAATTAGCTACGCCATTGTACTTCCACATCGGAGAGACAGaaagaaaatgtttcattgAAGAAATTCCAGATGAAACCCAAGTGATAGGTATGTTTTGACAAGCCGGGAGGTGTGGTTGAGTGCCACATTACCAttcgtaataattattattgaaattaaaactgaatctTCTCTGAATTTGACTAGTACACATGTCTCtacttttcaataaaattgttttcaattttctgacAGGAAA is part of the Cloeon dipterum chromosome 1, ieCloDipt1.1, whole genome shotgun sequence genome and harbors:
- the ksh gene encoding protein kish-A gives rise to the protein MSAIFNLQSLLTVILLLICTCAYIRSMFPSLLDNNKVGFRGIFWKCARIGERKSPYVGFCCLVMAVNLLFWT
- the Atg10 gene encoding ubiquitin-like-conjugating enzyme ATG10, which translates into the protein MQISWEKFLEDIGDLKTKSDVVNDGWQLEGNVSQTGLAYLSKSLVNNVPVSSLPGCLELEESDLEECMLDPSTKINPSLQERVTFEYHILYSLSYAVPILYFNAWRENGSLLEIERIWDLAFSQYRNAVKSAKWGAVSQQDHPILGSPFFFFHPCNTANFLEDLPGKTKNTVVSWLSVVGPLVGLTVPLFYAEAN
- the Smyd5 gene encoding histone-lysine N-trimethyltransferase SMYD5, with amino-acid sequence MEVVDESGFQVVTFPGQKGKGLVATADFLEGSTIFEEDPIVCCQFPWNATCKYRACDYCMRALETAEENIRRLLNNPDIIIPNHECCTTDKSSHTECDLCGTEYCSQECLQRAMAEYHQVLCMRTKSRDGSHPIEIINETWKNFYYPPESGSIMIFAKIFALINQAADKSKILHKFSQFCQFTSNEDEEITHKLLGDNFRHHIDVLREMFVSAFGIPECQHWMTPEGFSSLIALVGTNGQGVGSSALAEWAKRAGDLDLPRAEKEQLEEFIDNLYSNLDDESGGFLNCEGSALYELQSKINHSCDPNAEVCFLNGNSRITVRALKEIHQGDEITISYLSMCDVDRSRHSRQKELRANYLFQCQCTKCQTQAEDPDVTSDEEFSSGDDDN
- the Ddrgk1 gene encoding DDRGK domain-containing protein 1 isoform X1, whose protein sequence is MDVTILMLAASALVILVIILFLLKQRNDSAAAPESAEAENERQGVNRRAGGPRRAVAARGANLRNRNVRGGNQNQASDGEEPQVDDDDDIEADAEELFDSKLGAKKRAKMEAKAEKKAMREAEQRDREEKKKREAKKELERQKEIAEKEAEEEQVREAERKAQEEKERKDHEEYLKLKEAFSVESEGFDETVEEDEQNSLRAFVQYIQDNKVVILEDLALRFKYKIKDAIDKIGKLQEDGILTGVFDDRGKFIFLSKKELEAVAKFIRQRGRVSIAELAASSSDLINFAPVNTASA
- the Ddrgk1 gene encoding DDRGK domain-containing protein 1 isoform X2, with the protein product MDVTILMLAASALVILVIILFLLKQRNDSAAPESAEAENERQGVNRRAGGPRRAVAARGANLRNRNVRGGNQNQASDGEEPQVDDDDDIEADAEELFDSKLGAKKRAKMEAKAEKKAMREAEQRDREEKKKREAKKELERQKEIAEKEAEEEQVREAERKAQEEKERKDHEEYLKLKEAFSVESEGFDETVEEDEQNSLRAFVQYIQDNKVVILEDLALRFKYKIKDAIDKIGKLQEDGILTGVFDDRGKFIFLSKKELEAVAKFIRQRGRVSIAELAASSSDLINFAPVNTASA